The window CCAAGCGGCAATATCAGTAGGGATGCTCAACGCAGCAGACGAAATGGATGTTGCGAAAGAGACCTGCAGTTGCGTGTTGTATCGGGCCGACCAAGACGGCGTGGAAACAATCTTGGAACAAAGAGCCCTGTAACGTCAGGGCTCTTTCATTTTCCTAAGGGAGGTTGACCTCATGAAACATGAAGAAACAAAAGTAAAACTGGCGATCGGCGATGTCACGATCCAAATGTACAAGGCAGACGGGACGGTGCTCAAAAAACAGGAGCTGCGCAACCTGATTGTCAAACAAGCGAGCGTTCTGATGGCCCGCCGAATGGCGCCGAGCGAGAATGTCGCCAACGGCTTCCAGTATCTCGCCCTCGGTAAAGGCGTTGGCACAGGCAATCTACAGGAACCGCAGGTGGAAAATCCGGATCTGTCAGCGCTGCGGGATGAAGTGTATCGCAAGCCGATCACGACGTGGCGCTATTTGAACAGCGACGGCAGCGTTTCTGCCGCTCCGACCCATATCTTGGAACTTACAACTGAGATTTTGGAGGGTGAAGGTGTGCCGCAGGAGGCGGAATCTGTGCCGTTTACGGAGATGGGGCTGTTCGGTGGCGATGCGTCGGGTGCTAAAGATTCTGGCTTCATGTTCAACCATAAAGTGTTCCCGGTCTGGAACAAGCCGATAGATGCCCGCTTGCGCATCGTCTGGAAGATTACCTTCTAAAGGAGGGCTGAGACGTGACCTATACGCCAAGATTCACCCGACCGCCGCAGGGCAATTATGACCCGGACAAAGCGTTCACTCAAATCCGGGCGGGCAGTGAGGCATATCTGCTGGAAGATGAAGTGAACGAAATGCAAGCGATCCTTCAAGAACAGGCTCGAAGTGTAGCACGAGACCTGTATCGGGACGGATTAAAAGAGCGACTGGTCGTCAAACGGGACACGAGCCGGGCGAACGTCTATCGCATCGCTCCGTTTGAAGTGATGGCAGACGGCGTTAGCGTCCGCGTAACGGGTATCAACACAACAGGCACCCCGCGAACGGAAGCGGATGGCGAAGATAATTTGATCCTGATTCCAGCACCGCCGTTCGACAGTGAGGAGGAGCGCTACGACCCGGTGCTGCTTGAAGTGTTTGAGGAGGAAGTGCATGCCGGTCAAACGTTGTACCGACACGGAGCCCAATCTAGCGATTTCACCATACCGAATGACCTCTGCGATAACCGGGTCGGCGCGGAAACTTCGCGCCGGATGCAAATGAAATCGGTATTGCGTGTGGTGGAGGATGACCTGAGTGACTGGCAATATGACCTGAACGGCAGCCCTCTGACCCATTCGGAAGGCTGGGTGTTCCGCTCAGCTGCGGGGCGCACTGTGATTTGGCTGTTCACTCTTGCTTATTTGCCGGGTCAACAAGGTAATGAGCATGTCTTCGAGATGGCGCGATTGTCAAGCCTGAGGGATAGCGTCATTCCCTCTGGTTTCATCAACACGCAGAAACTGGCGTACCAAGCAGTGACGTCAGATAAAATGGCCCCCGAAGTCGTCACCGCGGAAAAGCTGTCGAACGGCGCTGTAACGAGCAGTAAACTTGCCGCGAATGCGGTGAAAACCACGCATCTTGAAAATGCTGTGGTCACCGTCGACAAAATCGGCACAAATGCGGTCACGACATCGAAGATCGCCGACGGCCAGGTGACGATCGAGAAACTGGCGAACACAGCGATGAATACGTTGAATGACAGGATGGGACTGTCAGTTCCATCAGATGGATTTATTCCAATTCTGCGTTTCTTTCAGTGGTGGTCGGCGATCGGTAATTTTCCGGTCAAATGGGCGGGCGGACATTCGGCAGCAGAATGGGGAAGTCAAGTACTGCAAAAAGAGGGGCAAGCCTGGAAAGTTTTCGAAGGCATTACCTATATGAGCAGAACACATGCCACTTGGCAGGATAAAAAGATTCACATGTACATGGGGAACGCTGGCGCCTTAGCCGACAATGTCTCCATGTATTGTTTACAGAACATTACAAACACGACGGCAAGCGTTACGCCCAACGCGAACTATTCCAGTTATGCTGGTCAAAACGCGGCGGCAAGCGCATCGGTTGCGTACAAGGTTTTTGATCCGGCAGGGAAGCCGGAATTGACGGACAATTTCACGGAAACGGTTACGCTAACCACTACGAACATCGGCAGCGGTGGCTGGACGGTTCAAGTGCCAGCAGGACATGTGATGATTTTTATCTTGAAGTCCAGCCCATATTTGTCCTCAGGAAATCTGTACTACAACATGCATGAGTTGCTTGCCCCGATAAGCCAAATGCCAAACTTTGCACCCCATCTGCCTACGTATCGCCGTCTCTTAAACGGTAAATGGGACTAAATTGTGCTTGGAGGAGGGGAACTTCCCCTCCCTTTTATTAGGAGGTGACCTGGAATGACGAAACATCCTGTATTCAATCGGAACCCGAAAGGAAATTTCAATAAAGACAATCAGTTTACGCAGGTATTGATCGGCTCTGACGCCGTGTTGCTCGAAGATGAGCTGAATGAGATGCAAGCGATCCAAAGTAGCCGCGTTGATGAACTGTACGATCTTCAGGACTACGACGGTGGAAAAACAGGGCTGGATTCCAACTTTGTCTATGGGGAGACATACGCTCATGAAATTCCCGCTTTCACTGCAAAAGTCGCGGGGCACATGATTCGTGTGTCTGGCTATGGAAACACGGGACAGTTTTCAACTGTACCAGAAGACAGCAATATTGTGTGCTTGGCACCCATGCCGGAAGGACAAACTGAGCAAAGCGACCTGGTCTTTTTGGAAGTGAAGGAAGAAGTTCTGACGGGACACGAACCGCTTTTTCAACACGGCAATTTGGATGCTAACTATCGATTGGATAATAAGTTGATCGATCCTCGCGTTGGACATGAAACAGCTCGTCGCCTCCAACTTCGAAGCAAACTGCGTTTGTTGCCAAACGTTGGTGAACTTCCAGCTAATCAACCGTGGCCATCGGCAATTTTTGCACTCGACTCTGCACTAGACCCATTAGGCGGACGCTATGTGTATGACCAGAATGGCAGATGGCGCTCAGAGAACGGCTACTATGCGATCCCCATCGCCACAGGGGTGAAGTACAAAGATCGCTTATATGGTATTACTACAGCTTTGTGGCCTGAGTTGATTAAAACCTACCTGACATACAGTGAAAGCGGTGATCTTATACAGGTCGATACTCGGTTAGGAGGAGTCTTTGTGCTGAGCAGCACAAAGATCACTCATCGAGCCGAAGGGATCGATAAGGTTACAAATGTAAAGGACGGACGGGTGACAACTTGGCAATGCGCTTATGGATCGGTACCAGGCGGAGGAACTGGGATGTATGCAGTGTTTAAAAAGGAATCATAATTACGCCTAGAGGAGGGAGCTTCATGTTACAAATCGTGACCGGAAGAGTGACAGTCGGAGGCGGTGTGCGGCTTGCGAGGGAAGCGCAGCGACCGATTCTTGTGACAGACACCAAAACAGTCTCAACTGCAGGGACGGTCCTTGCAACGCTTACGGTACCGGCCGGGCAGACCTACCACCTCTCTGAAGTCAGCGTTGGCGGTGACACCGCGAACCGCATTGATGTTGTCATTCAGGGAAAAACGGTGCACACCATGTTCTACCCGGGGTATGGGATGCACAACAAAACTTACGCAGCGATGCCAAAAGCATATGGCGGCGAGACGATACAAGTGATCAGCCGGCAAGCGACAGCCGGGATGCACACGGCAACGATTATCGCTCACAAAGCAACTGAATTGTTCTAACATGTAGGGCTGAAGTGAGTTCCAACAAGCGAGGTGAAACACCCATGACGATCAACATCGAAGCGCTGAAACAGGGGTTGGATGATGTGAAGGAGCGGCAGTTGCAGTTTGAAAGCGAAGTGAAAGACGAACTGAGCAAAATCAAAGACACCCTGGTCGCCCAGGCGGTGGCCAACTCCCGCAATGAGACGATTCTCTCCTCGCTGGTCGAGGAGATCAAGAGCTTTCGCACCGAGTTTATGACCCTGCTCACCGAAAGCGTGAAGAGCACGAACAGCCAAAACAACGGCTGGCACGATCTGGCGGTCAAAGTGGTGATGAGCATCGTCGCCCTCGCTGCGGCTGTTTACGGAGGGTCCAAGCTATGAAGATCACCGACTTGCTCCTGACCAATCCGGACGCCCGCCCGCGCCGCCAGATCACGCCCAAAGGCGTCGTCCTGCACTGGGTCGCCAACCCGGGCACCACCGCGCGCAACAACCGCGACTATTTTCAAAACGGGGTCAGCGCCGCCAAGCAGAACTGGGCATCGGCGCACTATGTGGTCGACGACAAGGAGATCATCCGCTGCATCCCTGAAACAGAGATGGCCTACCACGTAGGAGCGACTTCCTACAATAAAACTGCGCTGCAGCGCTTCGCTACATCCTACCCGAATGACTGTCTGATCGGCATCGAGCTCTGCCATGCCGACTGGGACGGTCATTTTGGCAAAGGCACCTGGGCGCAGGCGGTCGAGCTCGTCGCCGACATCCTGCGCCGCTGGCAGCTGCCCGTCACGGCGATCGTGCGCCACTACGACATCACCGGCAAGGAGTGTCCGCGCCTGATGGTGCGCGACCCGGCTGTGTTCGCCGCCTTCAAGGCGGATGTCGAGCGCATCTTGCATCCGCCGGCCCCCGCTCGCAAACCGGGCCCGGCGCCTGACGTTCCGGCCGACCACTTCGCGGCCGCAGCGGTCGCTTGGGCGTACCAGCACAAGATCTCGGCGGGCACCGACGCCGCGAAGCATTTTGCACCCGACCGGCCGATCACCCGCGCCGAAATGATCGTGCTGCTCAAGCGCACCTATGACCTCCTGAAAGGAGGTGAATCCCAATGACCGAATGGCTTTCCTACCTCCAAGAGCCCCTCGTGCTGCTGTGCATCGCCGGGGCTATTGTTGTGCTCATGCTGTTCCTCGACGCCAACCACAACACGCACCGCCTGCGCCAGGCCCTCTTGCAGCTGATGCTGCAGGCGGAGAAAAAGGCGGCGCAAGGCCACTACGGCACCGTCAAAGGCTCCGACCTGATGGACCTCGTCGTCCAAAAGGCGGTCGCCGCCGTCGTCCCGCTCCTGCCGTTCTATCTGCGCCCCTTCTTCACCGAGAAGTTCGTTCGCCACATGGCCGAGCTGCTCTATGAAAAAGCGCACGACTATCTCGATGACGGGCAGCTCAACGCTTCGTTCGTCCTTGAGGAGCGCGATCAGGCGTAGCTCCTCACCCGGCCTGCCTCCTCAATGGGGCAGGCACTTTTTTATTGCAGATCGCATGAATATATATTATATTCAAAATGGGAACATAAGTTTGCAATATGGAATTGTAGAATTTATGGAAGGTGGCCGCGATGTACGACCTGAAGGACGTCTATGGCGAAACGGTGCGCGACCCGAACTTCATGAGCGCGACCAAGCAAGCGGTGTTGGCCGAGTTCAAACAGCGCAGCCTGGAGGCTGGATATCCGCCGATCGTCGCGGACTTTTTCCTCGAAGTTGAGGGGGCGGACCGTTCCGAGCAGGCGCTGTTGAAACTGTTCGGCAAAATGCGGGAACGCTGGGGGCAGGAAGGTCGCTGGTTGACCACGACAGAAGCAAAAGCGGACGGCTCCTGGCAGGAGATGCTGCAGACAGCCCGCGAGGTTTATGATTTTGAATAGTATTAAAGGGACCCCGGAAATTTAAGTGGGTCTTTTTTTTTGTAGCATTAAATTTACGGTTGTACTGTACGGCTAGATCGTTTAAAATAAGAACACACGTTCGTGTTTTTGTTTTTGTTCGGGGCAAGCTGCGTGCAGGAGGAACGAAATGGAGAATCAGACCAAACACCTGGATCAATTGGCAGAAGACTGTAAGCGTGGCACAGTTTCCTTTGAAGAAGTGGTGAACAAAATGCGCAAACGCATCAAAGCCATCGCGTGGCAGGCGGTCAGAGCCTACGAGCGATTCAAGCCCATGTACGATGTGGAGGATTATGAGAACCGCGTTTTGCTGGCGCTGGAAAAGGCGATCCGGGCTTGGGACCCGGAGCGCGAGGCGGGGTTTGCCACGTACTTCGAGCGGGTGGCGCAATATGAACTGAATGCGGTGCGCAAGGAGATGAGTGCTTTGTCCCGCCAGAGCAACCTCGACGCCTTCTCCGTCGAAGAACATCTGACCGAA of the Tumebacillus sp. BK434 genome contains:
- a CDS encoding N-acetylmuramoyl-L-alanine amidase encodes the protein MKITDLLLTNPDARPRRQITPKGVVLHWVANPGTTARNNRDYFQNGVSAAKQNWASAHYVVDDKEIIRCIPETEMAYHVGATSYNKTALQRFATSYPNDCLIGIELCHADWDGHFGKGTWAQAVELVADILRRWQLPVTAIVRHYDITGKECPRLMVRDPAVFAAFKADVERILHPPAPARKPGPAPDVPADHFAAAAVAWAYQHKISAGTDAAKHFAPDRPITRAEMIVLLKRTYDLLKGGESQ
- a CDS encoding sigma-70 family RNA polymerase sigma factor — translated: MENQTKHLDQLAEDCKRGTVSFEEVVNKMRKRIKAIAWQAVRAYERFKPMYDVEDYENRVLLALEKAIRAWDPEREAGFATYFERVAQYELNAVRKEMSALSRQSNLDAFSVEEHLTEQGGVVLVAADDSFRRSEFYAMFNRLPLTVQQRTICLLVMQGYKNKEIAASLCITEAAVSMALKRLRPKFTDAGLSGY